The Planctomycetia bacterium genome includes a window with the following:
- a CDS encoding protein kinase: MMRKCASCGRELGAAFATSPVCPCCDGLIAGGTRKRKGPPPPPEVQPSLIDTFERIVARAAEAALAAPATPAVGAQEGALGATAYVGPGGVMPVAAHPVEITGTLMVSSKDFESLGGSLVAQPAAATSPEAASPDVVSPPSASPPEVVAATAPPAPAAAPPPPEVDHYKTTDRSLGATDAKRESPTQLLNTQTFSAPLQLPEDEIALPSSLIGSGPKLDPADVARMSDLWSGTVTGSAHKRKTLQAADEVEEIPSLMVGRRVLQAISGGRAADADYQLLDMIGEGGIGVVYAARQASIDRTVAVKMLKSDKTTDQHQRAKFLSEAVITGELDHPNIVPIYDLGSSQQGSYFYSMKRVVGTPWNKVLAKKSLAENIEILMKVADAVAFAHSRSVVHRDLKPENVMLGNYGEVLLMDWGLALLTAESRKISVAAYDPGMGGTPAYMAPEMATGPIAHIDARSDVYLLGAILFEIVVGRPPHTGPNVMGCLFAAARNEIVPTDHDGELIKIARRSMASSREERPATVKDFQNEIREYQSHAESIVLAVRAQEDLTRASESKDYQDFARALFGFQQALGLWSGSEQAQAGVRATKEAYAEAAVTKADFDLALSLLDAGDLRDDDIRIRATAGRDEREQRQQRLTAAKRMAIGLAALVIVVVTGAFFQINRDRKLALIAEQTAKADRQLAVDAEALAQTAADTATTEAGKARTAETLATQRLNDATLAEQRAREAAALAKTAEAAAIKAAADAKAAQTAKTYEAYVARIGLAAAKIEENSFGTAEALLDQCEASLRRWEWGRLMYLCGQNKQTFRTVGPIDCVAFSPDGKRFAAGSWDNSVRIWSVEGSAPPTVIRYGSKYVHAVAFSPNGKDIAIGGSDPDAYVQIRDAATGELKRTFSGHEDGVLGVAFSRDGLRLLTCSYDKTARLWEIETKKQLHIFQGHNWWVWSAAFAPPLGPDVPETRIVTAGQDGNAFVWDIETEKPSEPFRGHEGPVYAAAFSPDGKYVATAGDDKRVMLWDPADIRAFDFEKLIDKKPQIPVKFDALQGHDAAVRSVGFSADGLRIVSAGNDNTVKVWDAKNRRLEKTLRGHAGWIRSCVLSADGKRLLSGSHDRSAILWDFDKYAEEKVLGKLVLHKHSDAVLHAEFSPDDQRIVTGGRDHTARVWNVADGSSMQISEGHSFLVSQAAFIPNLPGMDDEHPQGRVVTAGIDNTARIWDVARGVEILRLKPAGRAGALSASRDGSVVLTGNEQDGATLWYAETGENLFRLANRGDEIVWTAFSADDLQLFTGDSGGRCCLWSRADGSLLRELSSHTDRITGAVFSDDGKLLLTSSADNSVEQWDLVTGRPLRDRILKHPQAVSSLAATADGRTAVTGCNDGKVRVWDVQSARVLHELRTEKSPQLVALSHDERRIVSTDAVRRTVRMFDLKTGDEIPSPAAGNERLAQAAPFLDLEARDFLVWCAMFSEDDKSLLTVGGDGARLWDAATAAELKSFSPQGAVASVGFSPDKDGARVVTGSWDQSAKIWDSVTGLAIRRLAAAGTGNVNSVRFSSDGKQVLTASEDGQARLWNAETGELEGKSFAQVGAMYVAEFAADGKRIITGGEEITAHRWVVADGRQLPPLEGHTMAVRAVAVSKDGRFIATGSEDTTAIVWNAETGENLYVLRGHTAGVTSVAFTVDGERVLTGSQDNLAKLWDTTTGKEILTLKEHKQAVSSTTFSHDGLNALTTGRDGRAIIWPAVDWGGGKNDKSPLAPDAKTPQTSGRP, encoded by the coding sequence GTGATGCGGAAATGCGCCTCCTGCGGCCGTGAACTGGGCGCCGCCTTCGCGACGTCGCCGGTCTGCCCCTGTTGCGATGGGCTGATCGCCGGCGGTACGCGCAAACGGAAAGGCCCGCCACCCCCGCCCGAGGTGCAGCCGTCGCTCATCGATACGTTCGAGCGCATCGTCGCTCGCGCGGCCGAAGCGGCGCTCGCCGCACCGGCGACCCCTGCCGTCGGCGCACAAGAGGGCGCGCTCGGTGCCACGGCATACGTCGGCCCGGGCGGCGTCATGCCCGTCGCGGCTCATCCCGTCGAGATCACGGGCACCCTGATGGTGTCGTCGAAGGATTTCGAGTCGCTCGGCGGATCGCTCGTCGCACAGCCTGCCGCAGCTACTTCGCCTGAAGCCGCTTCGCCCGATGTTGTTTCGCCTCCTTCAGCCTCGCCGCCCGAGGTCGTAGCGGCGACGGCTCCGCCGGCGCCTGCCGCCGCCCCGCCGCCGCCGGAAGTCGATCATTACAAGACGACCGACCGAAGTCTCGGTGCCACGGACGCGAAGCGCGAAAGCCCGACGCAGTTGCTGAATACGCAAACGTTTTCTGCGCCGCTCCAACTTCCCGAAGACGAGATCGCTCTGCCGTCTTCACTCATCGGCTCGGGCCCGAAGCTCGATCCGGCCGACGTCGCGCGGATGAGCGATCTCTGGTCGGGCACCGTCACCGGCTCGGCCCATAAGCGAAAGACGCTTCAAGCCGCCGATGAAGTGGAAGAAATTCCATCGCTGATGGTCGGCCGGCGCGTGCTGCAAGCCATCAGCGGCGGCCGCGCGGCCGATGCCGACTATCAGCTGCTCGACATGATCGGAGAAGGCGGGATCGGCGTCGTCTATGCGGCGCGGCAAGCCTCGATCGATCGCACGGTCGCCGTGAAGATGTTGAAGTCGGACAAGACGACCGACCAACATCAGCGCGCGAAGTTTCTTTCCGAAGCGGTCATCACGGGCGAGCTCGACCATCCGAACATCGTGCCGATCTACGATCTCGGCTCCAGTCAGCAAGGCTCTTACTTCTATTCGATGAAGCGGGTCGTCGGCACGCCGTGGAACAAAGTGCTCGCGAAGAAGTCGCTCGCGGAGAACATCGAAATCTTGATGAAGGTGGCCGACGCCGTCGCCTTCGCCCACTCGCGCAGCGTCGTCCATCGCGATTTGAAGCCCGAAAACGTGATGCTCGGCAACTACGGCGAAGTGCTGCTCATGGACTGGGGGCTCGCGCTGCTCACTGCCGAGTCGCGCAAGATCAGCGTCGCCGCTTACGATCCCGGCATGGGAGGCACCCCGGCCTACATGGCTCCCGAGATGGCGACCGGCCCGATTGCGCATATCGACGCCCGCAGCGATGTGTATCTACTCGGCGCGATCTTGTTCGAGATCGTCGTCGGCCGGCCGCCGCATACGGGCCCGAACGTGATGGGCTGCTTGTTCGCGGCGGCGCGCAACGAGATCGTGCCGACGGATCACGACGGCGAATTGATCAAGATCGCGCGGCGCTCGATGGCGTCGTCGCGGGAAGAACGCCCGGCGACGGTGAAGGACTTCCAAAACGAGATTCGCGAGTACCAATCGCACGCCGAGAGCATCGTGCTCGCGGTGCGAGCGCAAGAAGATCTGACGCGCGCGAGCGAGTCGAAAGACTATCAAGACTTCGCCCGCGCGCTGTTCGGGTTTCAGCAAGCGCTCGGCTTGTGGAGCGGCAGCGAACAAGCGCAGGCGGGGGTCCGCGCGACGAAGGAAGCTTACGCCGAGGCGGCGGTCACGAAGGCCGACTTCGATCTCGCTCTTTCGCTGCTCGACGCCGGCGACTTGCGCGACGACGACATTCGCATCCGCGCCACGGCCGGCCGCGACGAACGGGAACAACGTCAGCAGCGCCTCACCGCCGCGAAGCGTATGGCGATCGGGCTGGCGGCGCTCGTGATCGTCGTCGTAACCGGCGCGTTCTTTCAGATCAATCGCGATCGCAAGCTCGCTCTGATCGCCGAACAAACGGCCAAAGCCGATCGTCAGCTTGCCGTCGATGCGGAAGCACTAGCGCAAACCGCCGCCGACACGGCAACGACCGAAGCCGGTAAGGCTCGCACCGCGGAAACTCTCGCCACCCAACGCCTCAACGACGCCACGCTCGCCGAGCAGCGTGCGCGCGAAGCGGCCGCGCTGGCGAAAACGGCCGAAGCTGCGGCTATCAAAGCCGCGGCCGACGCCAAAGCGGCACAGACGGCCAAGACCTACGAAGCGTATGTCGCACGAATCGGACTCGCGGCGGCGAAGATCGAGGAAAACTCGTTCGGCACCGCCGAAGCCTTGCTCGATCAATGCGAGGCGAGCCTACGCCGGTGGGAATGGGGTCGGTTGATGTACCTCTGCGGGCAAAACAAACAGACGTTCCGCACCGTCGGCCCGATCGATTGCGTCGCGTTCTCGCCCGACGGCAAACGTTTCGCCGCCGGGAGTTGGGACAACAGCGTGCGCATCTGGTCGGTCGAAGGCTCGGCGCCGCCGACCGTCATCCGTTACGGTTCCAAATACGTGCATGCCGTCGCTTTTTCTCCGAACGGAAAAGACATCGCGATCGGCGGTAGCGATCCCGACGCTTATGTGCAGATTCGCGATGCCGCTACCGGCGAGTTGAAGCGGACGTTCTCGGGCCACGAAGACGGCGTGCTCGGCGTCGCTTTCTCGCGCGACGGGCTGCGCTTGCTCACCTGTTCCTACGACAAAACCGCACGGCTGTGGGAAATCGAAACCAAGAAACAGCTCCATATCTTTCAAGGGCATAACTGGTGGGTCTGGTCCGCGGCGTTTGCCCCGCCTCTCGGTCCCGATGTTCCCGAAACGCGCATCGTCACCGCCGGCCAAGACGGCAACGCGTTCGTTTGGGATATCGAAACGGAGAAACCGAGCGAGCCGTTCAGGGGCCACGAAGGCCCGGTCTACGCGGCGGCCTTTTCGCCCGACGGCAAGTATGTCGCTACGGCCGGAGACGACAAGCGCGTGATGCTTTGGGACCCGGCCGATATTCGCGCTTTCGACTTCGAGAAACTGATCGACAAAAAGCCGCAAATTCCAGTGAAGTTCGACGCGCTCCAGGGGCACGATGCCGCCGTCCGCTCGGTCGGCTTCTCCGCCGATGGTTTGCGCATCGTCAGCGCCGGGAACGATAACACAGTCAAAGTGTGGGACGCTAAGAATCGTCGGCTCGAAAAGACACTCCGCGGCCATGCCGGTTGGATCCGATCGTGCGTCTTATCCGCCGACGGCAAGCGGCTTCTCTCGGGGAGCCACGATCGGAGCGCGATCCTCTGGGACTTCGATAAGTACGCCGAAGAAAAAGTGCTCGGCAAGCTCGTCTTGCATAAGCATTCCGACGCCGTGCTGCATGCCGAGTTCTCGCCCGACGATCAGCGCATCGTCACCGGCGGCCGCGACCACACGGCCCGCGTTTGGAACGTCGCCGATGGGTCGTCGATGCAAATCTCCGAAGGGCATTCGTTCTTGGTCTCGCAGGCCGCGTTTATTCCGAACCTGCCGGGCATGGACGATGAGCACCCGCAGGGGCGCGTCGTGACGGCGGGCATCGACAACACGGCGCGCATTTGGGACGTCGCGCGCGGCGTCGAGATTTTGCGCTTGAAACCCGCCGGCCGAGCCGGAGCCCTCTCGGCCTCGCGCGACGGCTCGGTCGTGCTGACCGGCAACGAGCAGGATGGGGCCACGTTGTGGTACGCCGAGACGGGGGAAAATTTGTTCCGACTCGCCAACCGCGGCGATGAAATCGTGTGGACCGCCTTCTCGGCCGACGACTTGCAACTTTTCACCGGCGACTCCGGCGGGCGATGTTGCCTGTGGAGCCGGGCCGACGGCAGCCTGCTGCGCGAACTCTCCTCGCATACCGATCGAATCACCGGCGCCGTCTTCTCGGACGACGGCAAGCTACTGCTCACTTCTTCGGCCGACAATTCCGTCGAGCAGTGGGACTTGGTTACGGGCCGGCCGCTGCGCGATCGGATCTTGAAGCATCCGCAGGCCGTGTCGTCGCTCGCCGCAACCGCCGACGGTCGAACGGCCGTCACCGGTTGCAACGACGGCAAGGTCCGCGTGTGGGACGTCCAGTCGGCCCGAGTCTTGCACGAGTTGCGCACGGAGAAGTCGCCGCAGTTGGTCGCTTTGTCGCACGACGAACGTCGGATCGTTTCGACGGATGCCGTGCGCCGCACGGTCCGCATGTTCGATCTCAAAACCGGCGACGAGATTCCTTCGCCGGCCGCGGGCAACGAACGGCTTGCCCAAGCCGCTCCCTTTTTGGATCTCGAGGCGCGCGACTTTTTGGTTTGGTGCGCGATGTTTTCCGAAGACGACAAAAGCCTGCTCACCGTCGGCGGCGACGGTGCCAGGCTATGGGATGCCGCGACCGCCGCGGAGTTGAAAAGCTTCAGCCCGCAAGGAGCGGTCGCTTCGGTGGGATTCTCTCCCGATAAAGACGGCGCGCGCGTCGTGACCGGCAGCTGGGATCAATCGGCGAAGATTTGGGATTCCGTCACCGGCCTCGCCATCCGGCGTCTGGCGGCGGCCGGCACGGGCAACGTCAATTCCGTTCGCTTCTCGTCCGACGGCAAGCAAGTGCTCACCGCTTCGGAAGACGGCCAGGCCCGCCTCTGGAACGCCGAGACCGGAGAGCTCGAAGGGAAGTCGTTCGCTCAGGTAGGGGCGATGTACGTCGCCGAGTTCGCCGCCGACGGCAAGCGCATCATTACCGGCGGCGAAGAGATTACCGCGCACCGCTGGGTCGTCGCCGACGGCCGACAGTTGCCTCCGCTGGAAGGGCACACGATGGCGGTTCGCGCCGTGGCCGTATCGAAAGACGGCAGGTTCATCGCCACCGGCAGCGAAGACACTACGGCGATCGTGTGGAATGCCGAAACCGGCGAAAACTTATATGTGCTTCGAGGGCACACGGCCGGCGTGACATCGGTCGCGTTTACCGTCGACGGCGAACGAGTGCTTACCGGTTCGCAAGATAACCTCGCCAAGCTCTGGGACACGACCACCGGCAAGGAAATCCTAACGTTGAAGGAACATAAGCAAGCGGTCTCCAGCACGACCTTCTCGCACGACGGACTGAACGCGCTCACGACCGGCAGAGACGGCAGGGCGATTATTTGGCCGGCCGTCGATTGGGGAGGGGGCAAGAACGACAAATCACCGCTTGCACCGGACGCGAAGACGCCGCAAACTAGCGGCCGGCCGTAA